Sequence from the Candidatus Thermoplasmatota archaeon genome:
AGCGGAATGGCGAAGAGGACGAGCGCGGCCTCGACGACGAGAAGGGCGGCTTCGACGGCGAAGACCGCGTCGCGGGGCCTCGCGGCGAGGTCGGCGGCCGCGACGGCGGCTTCGACGGCGAGGAGCGCGGCGAGGGCAAGGGCGAGGACGGTGAAGGCGCCGCGGACCACGACGGCGCAAACGCGCGACCGCGAATATACCCGTTGCTCAGCCAGAGCGCGAGGGCGTGTAGGCGACCCGCCGCGGGAGCGCGAGCGCGAGGTCGGCGACGACCGTCAGGAATACCCCCACGACGTACCAGTTCGGGAATCCCACGTCGCGCCGCGTGAGGAGGTTGTCGCCGAAATACAGCCGGTACCAGTCCGCGGTGAACGGGGAGGCGCCTTGCGCCACGAGGCTCGAGACGTCCTGCGCGACGATCACGAGCGGCAGGAAGGCGAGGCCTCGGGCGGGCCCGAGCCAGCCGAAGAGCAGGAGCGCCTCCATGACGAGAAGGAGCGACCAGACGACGTACTCGTGCCCGTGCGGAGGCGCGTAGATGAGCCCTTCGTACACGCCGAGGACGAGCCCGACCGCAAGCACGAACGGCCAGGCGAGGATGCCGCGGATGCGTGGTCGCGGTCGCGTCGCGGGATCCACGCATCCGGTGACGGCGGATGTCGCGGGATGCGGATTCTGGTACAGCCCGCGCGGTCACCGCGCGACGCGTCGACGTCGCGCCTCGGCCCACGCCGCCCACGCGAGTCCCGCCGCGCCGAGGAGCTCGGTCGCCTGGATGAAGCGGTTCGTGAGGAGCGCCGCGATCCAGCCGCTCGGCTCGAAATCGCCGTGGGGGAACGGGCCGAAAAGCGGCCACAGGAGGACTTCGGGCGTGGCCCACATCTGGTCGAAGACGAGGTGCGTCGCGGTGCCGAGGACGAGCGCGAGGGCGACCCCGGCCGCGCGGGGCGAGCCGCGGCTGCGCGCAACCCACGCGGCGACGGCGAGCGCGAGGAGGAACACGAGGCTGTGGCCGATGAGGCGCCCCGTCCCCCAGTCGAGGATCCAGTGTCCGAGCGGTTTGTCGATGGCGTCGGGAAGCATCGCCCCGA
This genomic interval carries:
- a CDS encoding metal-dependent hydrolase, which codes for MFPFGHVGLTLALAEAARRFPALARIGTLPVLALAVGAMLPDAIDKPLGHWILDWGTGRLIGHSLVFLLALAVAAWVARSRGSPRAAGVALALVLGTATHLVFDQMWATPEVLLWPLFGPFPHGDFEPSGWIAALLTNRFIQATELLGAAGLAWAAWAEARRRRVAR